A genomic stretch from Flavobacterium nitratireducens includes:
- a CDS encoding TorF family putative porin, whose translation MNVIKSFFCPVLLLLSGFGFSQEEKPGEDEVSEDKRISFTIDVVSRYVWRGQCWGGDYLAVQPSLEYAVTPKFTIGSWATTNFKKDYYYPDNENYYKGYQEVDLYLSYQITNFLQLQLWDYYWPSVSRVEGVSNKLFDYGPTSSQTIDAILYFDFSEGYQYPFNATISTFVGGNDYQYNSRDEPKRNYTTYFELGYVFNLFENSPHKLIQNIELAPSAGVVLNNKAAYYNFADYDKPSLVNLALKASKEFDLGSNIIMPISLNYVHNGATKNTDFFGKNFLIAGVSFSY comes from the coding sequence ATGAATGTAATCAAAAGTTTTTTTTGTCCAGTACTACTGTTGTTATCGGGTTTTGGTTTTTCGCAAGAAGAAAAACCTGGTGAGGATGAGGTTTCAGAAGATAAAAGAATTAGTTTCACTATTGATGTAGTGAGTCGCTATGTTTGGAGAGGACAATGTTGGGGAGGTGATTATTTGGCTGTACAACCTTCGTTAGAATACGCAGTTACTCCAAAATTTACAATAGGAAGCTGGGCAACTACTAATTTTAAAAAGGATTACTATTATCCTGATAATGAAAATTATTATAAAGGATATCAAGAAGTTGATTTGTATTTGAGTTACCAAATTACTAATTTTTTACAGCTCCAACTTTGGGATTATTATTGGCCTTCGGTAAGCAGAGTGGAAGGAGTGAGTAATAAATTATTTGATTATGGGCCTACGAGTTCACAAACAATAGACGCAATCTTGTATTTTGATTTTTCTGAAGGATATCAATACCCATTTAATGCTACCATAAGTACATTTGTGGGAGGTAATGATTATCAATACAACAGCAGAGATGAACCTAAGCGTAATTACACTACTTATTTCGAATTGGGATATGTTTTTAATTTGTTCGAAAATTCCCCTCATAAATTAATTCAAAATATAGAATTAGCGCCTTCGGCCGGTGTTGTTTTAAATAACAAGGCTGCATATTACAATTTTGCTGATTATGATAAACCTTCGTTGGTTAATTTAGCATTAAAAGCAAGTAAGGAGTTTGATTTAGGGAGTAATATTATAATGCCAATTTCGCTGAATTATGTGCATAATGGAGCAACAAAAAACACTGATTTTTTTGGGAAGAATTTCTTAATTGCGGGGGTTAGTTTTAGTTATTGA